From Quercus lobata isolate SW786 chromosome 11, ValleyOak3.0 Primary Assembly, whole genome shotgun sequence:
tcacataagagaatacaaggagaacatatgcaaaagatgaccgatgccttattctctctgaaagaaacTACTGCATCtttgcaccttagggttttgtaaccaagtgcttcttgatcttcattgttgatgaaatgaagaacttgGTTGTGGCAGCCAAGCGTTCATAACGACGTTGCTTTTTGATCCTTCGATGTCGGCTCTTCTTATCATTGTGAAGTAGAATTCACCAAGTGTTGGATTGTTCACTCACCAATAGGGAACGTGAGCTGGGTTTAGACCGTCGTGAGACAGGTTAGTTTTACCGTACTGATGACAGTGTCACAATAGTAATTCAACCTAGTACGAGAGGAATCATTGATTCGCACAATTAGTCATTGGGCTTGGTTGAAAAGCCAGTGGCGCGAAGCTACTTTTGCTCTGGATTATGACTGAACGCCTCTTAAGTCAGAATCCGGGCTAGAACCGATGCGTGCGCCCGCCGCCCGATTGCCGACCTACAGTAGGGCCCTCGAGCCCCTAGAGGCACATGTCATTAGCTAAGCCCCCGCGGCAAATGAGCCGCGTGGGCCACCATGAAGTATAATTCCCATTGAGCGGCAGGTAGAATCCTTTGTAGACGACTTAAATATGTGACAGGATATTGTAAGTGGCAGAGCGGCCTTGCTGCCATGATCTACTGAGATTCAGCCCTGTGTCACTTCAATTCGTCCCTCCCCCCTTCCTCCCTCCAAATCccccccttaaaaaaaaaaaaaaaactctttgcCTCGTTCCCTCTAGAGGCTAGCCCCTCTCGtgcccatgcccatgcccatgggagctgccttggccttggcagcatACCTCGGCCTTCGCTTCTTGCCTATGGGGGTTGCCTTGTTCTTGGCTACGTGTCCTTGCCTTGGCAGCATGCCCGTGGGGGGTtgctgccttggccttggctgcatgccttggccttggttGCAAGCCATGGGGGGCTACCttggccttggccttggctgcatgccCCGCACGATCGCCGTGCTCGTCCGCGCCCTTCCTTACCCTCGGGCGAACCAGGACCTCCAGGCGGCGCCGGCATCAACGTGGAATGCTACCTGGTTGATCCTGCCAGTAGTCATATGCTTGTCTCAAAGATTAAGCCATGCATGTGTAAGTATGAACTAATTCAAACAGTGAAACTGCAAATGGCTCATTAAATCTATTATAGTTTGTTTGATGGTACCTTCTACTTGGATAACCATAGTAATTCTAGAGCTAACACGTGCAACAAACCCCGACTTCTAGAAGGGATGCATTTATTAGATAAAAGGCCGATGTGGGCTCTGCTCGCTGCTCTACTGATTCATGATAACTCGGTGGATCACACGGCTATCGTGCCAGCGATGCATCATTCAAATTTTTGCCCTATCAACTTTCAATGGTAGGATAATGGCCTACTATGGTGGTGACGGGTGATGGAGAATTTGGGTTCGATTCCGGAGAGGGAGCCTGAGAAATGGCTACCACATCCAAGGAAGGCAGCAGGTGCGCAAATTACCCAATCCTGACACGGGGAGGTAGTgacaataaataacaataccGGGCTCTCACAAGTCTGGTAATTGTAATGAGTACAATCTAAATCCCATAACGAGGATCCATTGGAGGGCAAGTCTGGTGCCAGCAACCGTGGTAATTCCAGCTCCAATAGCATATATTTAAGTTGTTGCAGTTAAAAAGCTCGTAGTTGAACCTTGGGTTGGGCAGAGCGGTCTGCCCCTGGTATGCACCGGTCTGCTCGTCCCTTCTACCGACGATGCACTCCTGGCCTTAACTGGCCGGGTCGTGCCTCCAGTGCTGTTACTTTGAAGAAATTAGAGTGCTCAAAGAAAGCCTACGCTCTAGATACATTAGCATGGGATAACATCATAGGATTTCAATCCTATTTTGTTGGCCTTCGGGATCAGAGTAATGATTAACAGGGACAGTCGGGGGCATTCGTATTTCATAATCAGAGGTGAAATTCTTGGATTTATGAAAGACGAACAACTGCGAAAGCATTTGCCAAGGATGGTTCATTAATCAAGAATGAAAGTTGGGGGCTCGAAGACGATTAGGTACCGTTCTAGTCTCAACCATAAACGATGCCGACCAGGGATCTGCGGATGTTACTAATAGGACTCCGTCGGCACCTTATGAGAAATCAAAGTCTTTGGGTTTCGAGGGGAGTATGGTTGCAAGGTTGAAACTTAAAAGGAATTAATGGAAGGGCACCACCAGGAGTGGAGCCTGTGGCTTAATTTGACTTAACACAGGGAAACTTACCATGTCCAGACATAGTAAGGATTGACAAACTAAGTGCTTTTTCTTGATTCTATGGGTGGTGGTGCATGGTCGTTCTTAGTTGGTGGAGTGATTTGTCTGGTTAATTCCGTTAACGAACTAGACCTCAACCTACTAACTAGCTATGCGGAGGTGACCCTCCATGGCCAGCTTCTTAGAGGGACTATGGCCGCTTAGGCCAAGGAAGTTTGAGGCAATAACAGGTCTGTGATACCCTTAGATGTTCTGGGCCGCACGCGCGCTACACTGATGTATTCAACGAGTTTATAGCCTTGGCCGATAGGCCCGGGTAATCTTTGAAATTTCATCGTAATGGGGATAGATCATTGCAATTGTTGGTCTTCAACGAGGAATTCCTAGTAAGCGCGAGTCATCAGCTCGCGTTGACTACGTCCCTGCCCTTTGTACACACTGCCCGTCGCTCCTACCGATTGAATGGTCCGGTGAAGTGTTCGGATCGCGGTGACGTGGGCGTTTCGCTGCCAGCGATGTCGCGAGAAGTCCACTGAACCTTATCATTTAGAGGAAGGAGAAGTCATAACAACGTGTTCGTAGGTGAACCTGTGGAAGGATCATTGTCGAAACTTGCATAGTAGAAGGACCAATGAATTGGTTACAACCGACGGGGGGTGGGGGTGCTCGTCACCCCCTCACCCCTCTCTGCGGGCAGGGACCTCCCTTACTATAAGTAGGTTTTACTAAAAAGTTGAAGTTTCCACTATGTTCTCCTTAAAAAACCTAATGGATGCCCTATCATGCGGTTGCTGATCATGTTGCTAGCATCCTGACATGGAGAGTGGCATGATGTCCAATATACATAAGAAATGCCAACACAGTGACAAAACTAAAATAGACCTGAACATGATGTTGGTGTTCAAAAATGGATTCTTGtgccaaaaagagaaagagaaaaccaTTTATCTCCATGTTTTATGGGTTGGAATGTTAGAATCTTATTCTTACTATTGGTTTACAATATATTGATTAGTATCCGAGTTTAGAAGCAACCTTCTATCTGTTGATACATAATATTTAGTATTTGCCTTGGATGGGAGTTGGTTTTGATAACATTTTGTATATCACTTTAGTTTAATCAATGcaggtgaagaagataagaatgTAGAGATAAAACCGAGGACATTTGGCCCTGAGCATCATAAGAAGGCTGTATTTGTGGTAGTCAATGCTTGCTCTAGCAAGGATTACACAAATAATATAGTAGGAGTTTGTTTTGTTGGTCAGGATGTTACTAGTCAAAAAGTGGTGATGGACAAGTTTATCAACATTCAAGGTGATTACAAGGCTATTGTTCATAGTCCCAATCCTTTGATCCCTCCCATATTTGCTTCAGATGATAATACGTGTTGCTCTGAGTGGAACACTGCTATGGAAAATCTCACTGGGTGGGCTCAAGGGGACATCATAGGAAAAATGTTAGTTGGAGAGGTTTTTGGCAGTTGGTGTCGACTCAAGGGTCCAGATGCTTTGACAAAATTCATGATTGTCTTGCACAATGCAGTTGGAGGGCAAGACACAGATAAGttcccattttctttctttgatcaaAATGGGAGATATGTACAGGCTTTTTTGACTGCAAACAAGAGGGTAAATATGGATGGCCAGGTTATTGGAGCCTTCTGCTTCTTGCAGATTGCTAGTCCTGAATTGCAGCAAGCTCTGAAAGTTCAGAGGCAACAGGAGAAGAAATGCTTTGCAAGAATGAAAGAGTTGGCTTACATTTGCCAGGAAGTAAAGAATCCTTTGAGTGGTATTCGCTTTACTAATTCACTTTTGGTGGCTACAGACATGGCTGAAGATCAAAGGCAATTCCTTGAGACTAGTGCTGCTTGTGAGAAGCAGATGTTGAAGATTATAAAGGATGTTGATCTGGAGAGTATTGAAGATGGGTGAGTTTTTCTTAAACAAATCACTTAAAACTATCAGTTTATGCAAAAGAAAATGTGATGCATGTAGcaatattttttgtcaattgcCTACTAAAGTCTTACAAATTTATTTCATATGCAATGTATACTAGTTGTAAGTTATCGACATCTCTGTATTGGCTTTACAGGGAATCTAAATCTAATGCGTGTTTCTGCCAATTATATGATATAGACAGCCAGATTGATATCATGTCGTTCCCTTCAACAGTAGCTTTTGTTCTAGATAAGccaaaaatatatgactatATAGATGGTGATATCCTTCATAGTACTgt
This genomic window contains:
- the LOC115967235 gene encoding phytochrome B-like, producing MDSCAKKRKRKPFISMFYGLECEEDKNVEIKPRTFGPEHHKKAVFVVVNACSSKDYTNNIVGVCFVGQDVTSQKVVMDKFINIQGDYKAIVHSPNPLIPPIFASDDNTCCSEWNTAMENLTGWAQGDIIGKMLVGEVFGSWCRLKGPDALTKFMIVLHNAVGGQDTDKFPFSFFDQNGRYVQAFLTANKRVNMDGQVIGAFCFLQIASPELQQALKVQRQQEKKCFARMKELAYICQEVKNPLSGIRFTNSLLVATDMAEDQRQFLETSAACEKQMLKIIKDVDLESIEDGSLELEKGEFFLGSVINSVVSQVMMLLREKNLQLIRDIPEEVKSLAVYGDQIRIQQVLADFLLNMVRYAPSPEGWVEIHVRPSLKQISDVHTLVRTEFRYVGFQFIFTFFLVIP